AGATTGGGTGTTTCCCATGGGCTGGATTTGGGGGGTGCACATGATGTTGTGGTAAGCCACTTGGGTCTGGGTGTCTTGTGGGCTCCCCATGGCAGGGATTGGGGTTCCCCAGTTGGGCATGGGGACCCAACAGGCAgattgggatttggggttggcTGACACAGACACTGACCTGGAGCTGCACGGCCTCGGGCATTCTGGGGGCACCTGCATCTATATCAAAAATTGGAGGGGATGAATGTGGGTGTTATAGGGGGCACAGAGGGACACTTGTGGTATCTGTAGGGGAtggaagggaaggcagaagaCAATAGGGAATANACCTCAATAGAGGCTGTGTGCACAGATCGATGTGTGGCACCAAACAGAGGAACCCACTGCATCCTTCCCACCCCTTGGGGGACACATGAGGTGCTGACATCACAGGATCACAGGATCCTGTCCAAAAGGGaaactgaaagcagctctgcGGCCACTCCCTGTCCGCACTGCAGTCTCATtgtccccaagctgctcctgcctcatggcACCAATGGTGCtggccctcatcctgggtgagtgacaatggggacatggtgcCACgggggttggtggccctgtgtgAGACCAGGACTATgtcccttgcaggttggtgtctgttggcagccagcagtgctcagcagtgtgagtatggggacagggggagaatgggggcagagggaggggagcgtTGGGAGGGGGCCATCAGAGAGGTccaggagggtgtgcagggacaaggctgacTGGTGTCCCCTGTCCTAGTGCCCCGACCCTCCCTGTGGCTGCACCCCAGCCAAGGGGTGGCTGTGGGGGACACTGTCACCCTGCGCTGCCACCTACCCCAGCTAGCTGCCTGGGTCCAGCTCTGGTTTAATGGAACTTTGAGATCTGACAAGGAAAAAGATGAGGAGCAAGATACAGTTGAGTTCTCCTTGGTTGTCACAAACCTGGAAGACGTGGGGACATATCAGTGTCGGTACCAGGTGTCAGAGCCACTGTGGACATCGAATATGAGTGACCCCGTGGAactggtggtgacaggtgagcGCACTGGGCACAGTGGGTGGATCTGAGCTTTTCCCATGGAGCCAAGttccatctcttctctctgcacACCAACCACAGATTCCCCCCACTCAGCGTTTCCCAGGGAACATGTGGCAGTGGTGACTGATATCACCACCCAGTGCTGGTATGAGGGTTGTGGTGTCACATTCCTCCTGCACAGAGGTGAATGCTTGACCCCTATCCAGCACCACGATCCCACTGGTGGGGCACAGCCACCTTCAACCACTTTGCTGGGACCCTGGCCTATGTTGGCACCCCAATACGTACTCCTAGAACCTCATCGACCACACATTTGTGTTCTCAATCTTTGTAGATAACGTGATGCTGCAGGTGACACCCACACCTGCAACCCATGTTAGGTCTGAGACCCCAATTTGTCTACCCCCAGTGTCACCCGTGAGTGGCACTGTCACTGAATCCCTGCTCCGTGATGGTGACACCCAAACACCCTGACCCCACAGGTGCCAAGGGGCCATCCCGTGGGAACCAGGTGGTGGCGGTGGagaggtgctgtgctgctgtcttcGTCTTCTGCCTGGGCCTCTACTTCGTGCTTGATGCCCGCAGCCTCTGGACACAGAGAGATGAGAGCCCTGGTGAGGAAGGAGTGCAATGGTTTCCATCCCCTATAGGTCCTCTCAAGTGTCCCCTGACTCCTCTTTCTATCCCTCATTGAATTCCACAACTATCCGCTTCCTTCCCCTATAGATCTCACCAAGCATCTCCTACCTGTCCTTTGATCCCCTGTAGGTCACCGATGCATCCCCCAACTGTCACTAGTTTTCCCCACAGAACCCccactcttcctcctctcctttttgaTGCAGGTGTCCCCCCAGCAATGACTGAGGACTTGGAGATCCAGGTAAGTGCCTGTGGTAGcggaccccaaatcccaacctACCCCTTGGGGCCCACACTGGACATCAACATGGAAACCCAAATTTTCACCATGGGGACCTCAAatgacccccagccccatatGGCTTACCCTGACATTTATGTGCACCACCCGTATCCAGACCATGGGAATCCCATATCTGCACTATGGGAAATCCCCCACCCCACAATTCTAAATACCCAGACCCACGGAAGCCCTACAAGCCTTAAACAACCCCACAACCCCATGGGCACCCACAACCCACAGGTAGAGGGACTCTAAATGCAGCCACAAGGATGCCCAATGacccatggggaccccaaaaccatAGATGGACCCAGAAACATCCCCCATGCAGAACCAAAATCCAATTCCCTGCAGAAATTCAGACTCCCCCTCATGGAAACNNNNNNNNNNNNNNNNNNNNNNNNNNNNNNNNNNNNNNNNNNNNNNNNNNNNNNNNNNNNNNNNNNNNNNNNNNNNNNNNNNNNNNNNNNNNNNNNNNNNNNNNNNNNNNNNNNNNNNNNNNNNNNNNNNNNNNNNNNNNNNNNNNNNNNNNNNNNNNNNNNNNNNNNNNNNNNNNNNNNNNNNNNNNNNNNNNNNNNNNNNNNNNNNNNNNNNNNNNNNNNNNNNNNNNNNNNNNNNNNNNNNNNNNNNNNNNNNNNNNNNNNNNNNNNNNNNNNNNNNNNNNNNNNNNNNNNNNNNNNNNNNNNNNNNNNNNNNNNNNNNNNNNNNNNNNNNNNNNNNNNNNNNNNNNNNNNNNNNNNNNNNNNNNNNNNNNNNNNNNNNNNNNNNNNNNNNNNNNNNNNNNNNNNNNNNNNNNNNNNNNNNNNNNNNNNNNNNNNNNNNNNNNNNNNNNNNNNNNNNNNNNNNNNNNNNNNNNNNNNNNNNNNNNNNNNNNNNNNNNNNNNNNNNNNNNNNNNNNNNNNNNNNNNNNNNNNNNNNNNNNNNNNNNNNNNNNNNNNNNNNNNNNNNNNNNNNNNNNNNNNNNNNNNNNNNNNNNNNNNNNNNNNNNNNNNNNNNNNNNNNNNNNNNNNNNNNNNNNNNNNNNNNNNNNNNNNNNNNNNNNNNNNNNNNNNNNNNNNNNNNNNNNNNNNNNNNNNNNNNNNNNNNNNNNNNNNNNNNNNNNNNNNNNNNNNNNNNNNNNNNNNNNNNNNNNNNNNNNNNNNNNNNNNNNNNNNNNNNNNNNNNNNNNNNNNNNNNNNNNNNNNNNNNNNNNNNNNNNNNNNNNNNNNNNNNNNNNNNNNNNNNNNNNNNNNNNNNNNNNNNNNNNNNNNNNNNNNNNNNNNNNNNNNNNNNNNNNNNNNNNNNNNNNNNNNNNNNNNNNNNNNNNNNNNNNNNNNNNNNNNNNNNNNNNNNNNNNNNNNNNNNNNNNNNNNNNNNNNNNNNNNNNNNNNNNNNNNNNNNNNNNNNNNNNNNNNNNNNNNNNNNNNNNNNNNNNNNNNNNNNNNNNNNNNNNNNNNNNNNNNNNNNNNNNNNNNNNNNNNNNNNNNNNNNNNNNNNNNNNNNNNNNNNNNNNNNNNNNNNNNNNNNNNNNNNNNNNNNNNNNNNNNNNNNNNNNNNNNNNNNNNNNNNNNNNNNNNNNNNNNNNNNNNNNNNNNNNNNNNNNNNNNNNNNNNNNNNNNNNNNNNNNNNNNNNNNNNNNNNNNNNNNNNNNNNNNNNNNNNNNNNNNNNNNNNNNNNNNNNNNNNNNNNNNNNNNNNNNNNNNNNNNNNNNNNNNNNNNNNNNNNNNNNNNNNNNNNNNNNNNNNNNNNNNNNNNNNNNNNNNNNNNNNNNNNNNNNNNNNNNNNNNNNNNNNNNNNNNNNNNNNNNNNNNNNNNNNNNNNNNNNNNNNNNNNNNNNNNNNNNNNNNNNNNNNNNNNNNNNNNNNNNNNNNNNNNNNNNNNNNNNNNNNNNNNNNNNNNNNNNNNNNNNNNNNNNNNNNNNNNNNNNNNNNNNNNNNNNNNNNNNNNNNNNNNNNNNNNNNNNNNNNNNNNNNNNNNNNNNNNNNNNNNNNNNNNNNNNNNNNNNNNNNNNNNNNNNNNNNNNNNNNNNNNNNNNNNNNNNNNNNNNNNNNNNNNNNNNNNNNNNNNNNNNNNNNNNNNNNNNNNNNNNNNNNNNNNNNNNNNNNNNNNNNNNNNNNNNNNNNNNNNNNNNNNNNNNNNNNNNNNNNNNNNNNNNNNNNNNNNNNNNNNNNNNNNNNNNNNNNNNNNNNNNNNNNNNNNNNNNNNNNNNNNNNNNNNNNNNNNNNNNNNNNNNNNNNNNNNNNNNNNNNNNNNNNNNNNNNNNNNNNNNNNNNNNNNNNNNNNN
The window above is part of the Numida meleagris isolate 19003 breed g44 Domestic line unplaced genomic scaffold, NumMel1.0 unplaced_Scaffold1032, whole genome shotgun sequence genome. Proteins encoded here:
- the LOC110390429 gene encoding uncharacterized protein LOC110390429 isoform X1, encoding MAPMVLALILGWCLLAASSAQQLPRPSLWLHPSQGVAVGDTVTLRCHLPQLAAWVQLWFNGTLRSDKEKDEEQDTVEFSLVVTNLEDVGTYQCRYQVSEPLWTSNMSDPVELVVTGAKGPSRGNQVVAVERCCAAVFVFCLGLYFVLDARSLWTQRDESPGVPPAMTEDLEIQVSACGSGPQIPTYPLGPTLDINMETQIFTMGTSNDPQPHMAYPDIYVHHPYPDHGNPISALWEIPHPTILNTQTHGSPTSLKQPHNPMGTHNPQVEGL
- the LOC110390429 gene encoding natural cytotoxicity triggering receptor 1-like isoform X2, encoding MAPMVLALILGWCLLAASSAQQLPRPSLWLHPSQGVAVGDTVTLRCHLPQLAAWVQLWFNGTLRSDKEKDEEQDTVEFSLVVTNLEDVGTYQCRYQVSEPLWTSNMSDPVELVVTGVPPAMTEDLEIQVSACGSGPQIPTYPLGPTLDINMETQIFTMGTSNDPQPHMAYPDIYVHHPYPDHGNPISALWEIPHPTILNTQTHGSPTSLKQPHNPMGTHNPQVEGL